The following are from one region of the Hydrogenimonas sp. SS33 genome:
- the lpxC gene encoding UDP-3-O-acyl-N-acetylglucosamine deacetylase has protein sequence MKQRTIAKPVSSVGIGLHKGRPVHLRLEPLDADAGILFYRKDEGMTIPLSPEYVVDTTMATVIGKEGVNISTIEHFLSALYAYGIDNLRVVLDDGEMPIMDGSAASFCMMLDEAGIAEQNTGKRIYRIKREVRVTDGEKYVALQPSDTAAFDFKIRFDHPVIGEQQREFVFSKSGFVRDIARARTFGFLKEVQYLRSRNLALGGSLENAIVLDDNKVINPEGLRFDDEFVRHKILDAMGDMKLLGAPIMGRYESFAGSHGLNHRLTLALLADPDAYETVTLKVGETLEFARSFA, from the coding sequence ATAAAACAACGAACGATCGCGAAGCCGGTTTCGAGCGTAGGCATCGGCCTGCACAAGGGACGCCCGGTCCACCTTAGACTGGAGCCTCTCGATGCCGATGCGGGCATACTCTTTTACCGAAAAGACGAAGGGATGACGATTCCCCTCTCTCCCGAATATGTGGTCGATACGACGATGGCGACCGTCATAGGCAAAGAGGGTGTCAATATCTCCACCATCGAACATTTTCTCTCCGCCCTCTACGCCTACGGCATCGACAATCTTAGGGTCGTGCTGGATGACGGGGAGATGCCCATCATGGACGGAAGCGCGGCGAGTTTCTGCATGATGCTGGATGAAGCGGGCATCGCCGAGCAGAATACGGGCAAGAGGATCTACCGCATCAAGCGGGAGGTGCGGGTGACCGACGGCGAGAAGTACGTCGCCCTGCAACCCTCCGACACGGCCGCCTTCGATTTCAAAATCCGTTTCGACCATCCCGTCATCGGGGAGCAGCAGAGGGAATTTGTTTTCAGCAAAAGCGGTTTCGTCCGCGACATCGCGCGGGCGAGGACCTTCGGCTTCCTCAAAGAGGTGCAGTACCTGCGCAGCCGCAACCTGGCTTTGGGCGGAAGCCTTGAAAACGCCATCGTCCTGGATGACAACAAAGTGATCAACCCCGAAGGGCTGCGTTTCGACGACGAGTTCGTCCGACACAAGATTCTCGACGCCATGGGCGACATGAAGCTTCTGGGTGCGCCGATCATGGGACGGTACGAATCCTTCGCCGGCAGCCACGGGCTAAACCACCGGCTTACCCTGGCCCTGCTGGCCGACCCGGATGCCTACGAAACGGTGACGTTGAAAGTGGGGGAGACCCTCGAATTTGCCCGAAGCTTCGCCTGA
- the thrB gene encoding homoserine kinase, whose amino-acid sequence MTISVPATSANLGPGFDTLGLSLALRNKVVLQPSSFFSVSIRGEGSKNPRLKGNNMFINIFNDHYKHLTGKKGVFRFRFFNKIPLSRGLGSSSAVIVSAIASAYSAAGVHITKRKLLNLALHYEHHPDNITPAVMGGFNVAVVENRRVYSQKKRIPNYLKAVIVIPDKPISTAHSRTTLPKSYRKEDAVYNISHSSLTTACFFNESWEMLRIAARDRFHQTQRMKHLPELFEVQKIAIEEGALMSTLSGSGSTFFNMTYRDDAEKLLRRFRERFPGFRSMILDFDNDGVIFGP is encoded by the coding sequence TTGACCATCAGTGTGCCCGCCACCAGTGCCAACCTCGGTCCCGGTTTCGACACCCTCGGGCTCTCTCTGGCGCTGCGCAACAAAGTGGTGCTGCAGCCCTCTTCCTTTTTCAGTGTCTCCATCCGGGGAGAGGGGTCCAAAAACCCCCGCCTGAAGGGGAACAATATGTTCATCAACATCTTCAACGACCACTACAAACACCTGACGGGCAAAAAGGGCGTTTTCCGGTTCCGTTTTTTCAACAAGATCCCCCTCTCCCGCGGGCTCGGAAGCTCTTCGGCCGTGATTGTCAGCGCCATCGCCTCCGCCTACAGCGCGGCGGGGGTGCATATTACCAAGCGCAAACTTCTGAATCTGGCGCTCCATTACGAGCACCATCCCGACAACATCACGCCGGCGGTCATGGGCGGTTTCAATGTAGCGGTGGTGGAGAACCGCCGGGTCTACAGCCAGAAGAAGCGGATTCCCAACTACCTCAAAGCGGTCATCGTCATTCCCGACAAGCCGATTTCCACGGCCCATTCGCGGACGACACTGCCCAAAAGCTACCGCAAGGAGGATGCGGTCTACAACATCTCCCACAGCTCCCTGACCACCGCCTGCTTCTTCAACGAGTCGTGGGAGATGCTCCGTATCGCCGCCAGGGACCGGTTTCACCAGACCCAGCGGATGAAGCACCTTCCCGAACTCTTCGAGGTGCAGAAGATCGCCATCGAAGAGGGGGCGCTTATGAGCACCCTCTCCGGCAGCGGCTCCACCTTCTTCAACATGACCTACCGCGACGACGCCGAAAAACTGCTGCGCCGCTTCAGGGAACGCTTTCCCGGCTTCAGGAGCATGATACTCGATTTCGACAACGACGGCGTCATTTTCGGACCCTGA
- the plsY gene encoding glycerol-3-phosphate 1-O-acyltransferase PlsY, protein MQSLAYTNIAFYIAAYLIGGIPFGLILAKMFAGVDIKSAGSHSIGATNVLRVVKERDPKLAKKLAIATVLLDALKGVAVLLVAKLAGVPDATLWAIAVLAVAGHCFSPWLMFEGGKGVATGVGVLAFMMPLVTAIALAAWFILGKTLRISSLASLGALVTFIVASYIIYPDVPGIHSHAPIWIIAIIVVYKHIPNIVRLVRGEEKRVA, encoded by the coding sequence ATGCAATCTCTGGCCTATACCAATATCGCTTTCTATATCGCCGCCTACCTTATCGGGGGCATCCCTTTCGGCCTCATCCTCGCCAAAATGTTCGCCGGCGTCGACATCAAAAGTGCCGGCAGTCACAGCATCGGGGCGACCAACGTCCTGCGCGTCGTCAAGGAGCGGGATCCGAAACTGGCCAAGAAGCTGGCCATCGCCACCGTTTTGCTCGACGCCCTCAAAGGGGTCGCCGTCCTTCTTGTCGCCAAACTGGCGGGAGTGCCCGATGCTACACTGTGGGCCATCGCCGTCCTGGCCGTGGCGGGCCACTGCTTCAGCCCCTGGCTGATGTTCGAGGGGGGCAAGGGTGTAGCCACCGGCGTCGGCGTGCTCGCCTTCATGATGCCCCTCGTCACCGCCATTGCCCTCGCCGCCTGGTTCATTCTGGGCAAAACCCTGCGCATCTCCTCCCTCGCCTCCCTGGGGGCGCTGGTCACCTTCATCGTCGCCAGCTACATCATCTACCCCGACGTCCCGGGCATCCACTCCCACGCCCCCATCTGGATCATCGCCATCATCGTCGTCTACAAGCACATTCCCAACATCGTCCGGCTCGTCAGGGGCGAGGAGAAGCGGGTCGCATGA
- the nadA gene encoding quinolinate synthase NadA, whose amino-acid sequence MVIPSLRTDVQQQELKAKILELKEKLPVTIVAHYYQRDEVFELADITGDSLELARRCKADDNEWVLFCGVGFMGQSVKVIAPEKRVAMPKIACCAMARMIDQKCYDDSVKFLEEHGIKESDVLPITYINSSAEVKASVGKMGGMVCTSSNAYMIIEKGLASGKKILFVPDRCLGQNVANMMGLKSCVIGDGTDPNEADIICYNGFCSVHQLFTVDDVKFYRKKFPGIKIAVHPECDPSVVAESDFCGSTSQLIKYVNELPEEQKVAVGTEYNLVHRMRDKNIYVLSSTKPECPTMNETTLEDVYTTLKAIEKGAVPTEIDVDPETREWAKVALERMLAL is encoded by the coding sequence ATGGTTATTCCCTCATTAAGGACGGATGTGCAACAGCAGGAACTGAAAGCAAAGATTCTGGAACTGAAGGAGAAGCTGCCGGTGACGATCGTCGCCCACTACTATCAGCGGGACGAAGTCTTCGAACTGGCCGACATCACCGGCGACAGCCTGGAGCTGGCGCGCCGTTGCAAAGCCGACGACAACGAATGGGTTCTCTTCTGCGGCGTCGGATTCATGGGGCAGAGCGTCAAGGTGATCGCCCCCGAAAAGCGGGTGGCGATGCCCAAGATCGCCTGCTGCGCCATGGCACGGATGATCGACCAGAAGTGTTACGACGATTCGGTGAAGTTTCTGGAGGAGCACGGCATCAAAGAGAGTGACGTCCTGCCCATCACCTACATCAACTCCAGCGCCGAAGTCAAAGCGAGCGTCGGCAAGATGGGCGGCATGGTCTGCACCAGCTCCAACGCCTACATGATCATCGAAAAGGGGCTCGCCAGCGGCAAGAAGATCCTCTTCGTCCCAGACCGCTGCCTGGGACAGAACGTCGCCAACATGATGGGGCTCAAATCCTGCGTCATCGGTGACGGCACCGACCCCAACGAGGCCGACATCATCTGCTACAACGGCTTCTGCTCGGTCCATCAGCTCTTCACCGTCGACGATGTGAAGTTCTACCGCAAGAAATTCCCCGGCATCAAGATCGCCGTGCATCCCGAGTGCGACCCCTCCGTCGTGGCCGAGAGCGACTTCTGCGGCTCTACGAGCCAGCTCATCAAATATGTCAACGAACTGCCCGAGGAGCAGAAAGTGGCGGTGGGAACCGAATACAACCTGGTCCACCGGATGCGTGACAAGAACATCTACGTCCTCTCCTCCACGAAACCGGAGTGCCCCACGATGAACGAAACGACGCTTGAGGATGTCTACACGACCCTCAAGGCGATCGAAAAAGGGGCGGTGCCCACCGAAATTGACGTGGACCCCGAGACGAGAGAGTGGGCCAAAGTGGCGCTGGAGAGGATGCTGGCGCTATGA
- the flhB gene encoding flagellar biosynthesis protein FlhB produces the protein MADDLEKTEEPTPKKLEDAKKEGNVPKSMDTSGFITLLTAVIAFVALTGWIFDRLELLYRYYIHYVGVELTPRLMTEIASYTIFQVLIMVLPLALPVAIAGMLGAWAQFGFVFTTKPLVPDLTKIDPIKGMKNLFSLKKAVESIKVTVKVGAVFAVAFSIFLSFIKELVSVSRSPLPQQLAWLSDRAMVLAAVMLVLLMVLALIDLVFVRYNYFKGLRMSKQEIKDEMKQMEGNPEIKAKIRQIQMEMARKRMLAEVPNADVVITNPTHFAVALRYKEGEGGAPKVVAKGADLIALKIREIAREHHVQIVENPPLARELYRSVEVDQEIPERFYQAVAEVLAFVYRSKRAL, from the coding sequence ATGGCCGACGATTTAGAAAAGACCGAAGAACCGACTCCGAAGAAGCTGGAAGATGCGAAAAAGGAGGGAAATGTCCCCAAAAGCATGGATACTTCCGGCTTTATCACCCTGCTGACGGCGGTGATCGCCTTTGTCGCACTGACCGGCTGGATCTTCGACCGGCTCGAACTGCTCTACCGCTACTATATCCATTACGTGGGAGTGGAGCTGACGCCGAGACTGATGACGGAGATCGCCTCCTATACGATCTTTCAGGTGCTCATCATGGTGCTGCCGCTGGCGCTGCCGGTGGCGATTGCTGGGATGCTGGGGGCCTGGGCGCAGTTCGGATTCGTCTTTACGACCAAGCCGCTGGTACCCGACCTGACGAAGATCGACCCGATCAAGGGGATGAAAAACCTCTTTTCGCTGAAGAAGGCGGTAGAGAGCATCAAGGTGACCGTGAAGGTGGGGGCGGTCTTTGCGGTGGCATTCTCCATCTTCCTCTCCTTCATCAAGGAACTGGTGTCGGTGTCGCGCTCGCCTCTGCCTCAGCAGCTGGCCTGGCTGTCCGACCGGGCGATGGTACTGGCGGCGGTGATGCTGGTGCTTTTGATGGTCCTGGCCCTGATCGACCTGGTATTCGTGCGCTACAACTATTTCAAGGGGCTTCGGATGTCGAAGCAGGAGATCAAGGACGAGATGAAGCAGATGGAAGGGAACCCGGAGATCAAGGCGAAGATCCGTCAGATCCAGATGGAGATGGCCCGAAAACGGATGTTGGCGGAAGTCCCCAATGCCGACGTGGTCATCACCAACCCGACTCACTTCGCCGTGGCGCTGCGCTACAAGGAGGGGGAGGGCGGTGCGCCGAAAGTGGTCGCCAAGGGGGCCGACCTGATCGCCCTGAAGATCAGGGAAATCGCCAGGGAACACCATGTGCAGATCGTGGAGAATCCGCCGCTTGCCAGGGAGCTTTACCGAAGTGTCGAGGTGGATCAGGAGATTCCCGAACGGTTCTACCAGGCGGTGGCGGAAGTGTTGGCTTTCGTTTACCGAAGCAAAAGGGCTCTTTGA
- the nadC gene encoding carboxylating nicotinate-nucleotide diphosphorylase encodes MIIQEFVKEVLLEDIGRGDLFGRVAPRKEATAQIVAKSEGIVAGQPYLEALAEFCHLRLYWFKRDGEAFGRGDVLLKIEGDAADLLAAERTLLNMLLHASSIATQVQPYVRALEGTGVLLLDTRKTRPMLRNFEKYAVRVGGAVNHRMGLDDALMLKDTHLSLIDDLDAFIEKARRKIPFTTKIEIECETVEMAAKAMDVGADIVMCDNMAPEQIREAVLYRNENYPGVLLEASGNVTLENIRQIAETGVDAISSGAIIHQSRWIDLSMKIVTEEK; translated from the coding sequence ATGATTATCCAGGAGTTCGTGAAGGAGGTCCTCCTCGAAGATATCGGCCGCGGGGACCTCTTCGGCCGCGTGGCGCCGAGGAAAGAGGCGACGGCCCAGATCGTCGCCAAGAGCGAGGGGATCGTGGCGGGGCAGCCCTATCTGGAGGCGTTGGCGGAGTTCTGCCACCTGCGGCTCTACTGGTTCAAACGCGACGGCGAAGCCTTCGGCCGCGGGGATGTGCTGCTGAAGATCGAGGGAGACGCCGCCGATCTTCTGGCGGCGGAGCGTACGCTGCTCAATATGCTGCTGCACGCCAGCTCCATCGCCACCCAGGTGCAGCCCTATGTCAGGGCCCTGGAGGGAACCGGCGTCCTGCTGCTGGACACCCGCAAAACCCGCCCCATGCTGCGCAATTTCGAAAAATACGCCGTGCGCGTCGGCGGCGCCGTCAACCACCGCATGGGGCTTGACGACGCCCTGATGCTCAAAGACACCCACCTGAGTCTCATCGACGACCTGGACGCATTCATCGAAAAGGCGCGCAGGAAGATCCCCTTCACCACCAAGATCGAGATCGAGTGCGAAACGGTGGAGATGGCCGCCAAGGCGATGGATGTGGGTGCCGACATCGTCATGTGCGACAATATGGCCCCCGAACAGATCCGGGAGGCAGTACTCTACCGCAACGAAAACTACCCCGGCGTCCTGCTTGAAGCCAGCGGAAACGTGACCCTGGAGAATATCCGCCAAATCGCCGAAACCGGCGTGGACGCCATCAGCTCCGGCGCCATCATCCACCAGTCCAGGTGGATCGACCTGTCGATGAAGATCGTCACGGAAGAGAAGTGA
- a CDS encoding DHH family phosphoesterase has protein sequence MAVEGARHITVVGHLNPDADALGTGLGLWWIFKEMGKRADALYLSHPLPQTLTFLPGFGKIKRRLHPKTDLIVAVDCGSFDRLGIERPEGVTVLNIDHHRSNEGYGDINLVEPDYACAAEVAFRLAAFAGWEVPRPSAVAFYTALVSDTGFFGFEGVNGRVFDFARRLVTLGADPATVARMLRENQPLSKLRLLPMVLETLTLYLGGRAAGLDLTRAMFRRTGATVADAEDFVNYARSLATVEVGFLIREEEDGSLKVSLRAKERADVSRIAVAFGGGGHRRAAGFTVRGMEREAVLKTLLPMIEEEIAK, from the coding sequence ATGGCGGTCGAGGGAGCGCGCCATATCACCGTGGTCGGACATCTCAATCCCGATGCCGATGCCCTGGGGACCGGCCTGGGGCTGTGGTGGATATTCAAAGAGATGGGCAAGCGGGCCGATGCCCTCTATCTTTCCCATCCGCTGCCCCAGACCCTCACCTTTCTGCCGGGATTCGGAAAGATCAAGCGCCGGCTCCATCCCAAAACCGACCTGATCGTGGCGGTCGACTGCGGCAGTTTCGACCGGCTCGGCATCGAAAGGCCCGAAGGGGTGACGGTGCTCAACATCGACCACCACCGCAGCAACGAAGGGTACGGCGACATCAACCTGGTCGAACCCGACTACGCCTGCGCCGCGGAGGTGGCCTTCCGGCTTGCGGCTTTCGCGGGATGGGAAGTCCCCCGGCCCAGCGCCGTCGCCTTTTATACCGCGCTGGTGAGCGATACCGGTTTTTTCGGATTCGAAGGGGTCAACGGGCGGGTTTTCGATTTCGCCCGGAGGCTGGTGACGCTGGGGGCCGATCCGGCGACCGTCGCCCGGATGCTAAGGGAGAACCAGCCCCTTTCGAAGCTGCGGCTGCTGCCCATGGTGCTCGAGACGTTGACACTCTACCTGGGTGGCCGCGCCGCGGGGCTGGACCTGACCCGTGCGATGTTCCGCCGAACCGGGGCCACGGTGGCGGATGCGGAGGATTTCGTCAACTACGCCCGTTCCCTGGCGACGGTGGAGGTGGGCTTTCTGATCCGTGAAGAGGAGGACGGCTCTCTGAAGGTCTCCCTCCGCGCCAAAGAGAGGGCCGATGTCAGCCGGATCGCCGTCGCTTTCGGCGGCGGCGGGCACCGCCGGGCCGCCGGCTTTACCGTCAGGGGCATGGAGCGTGAAGCGGTTTTGAAAACGTTGTTACCCATGATCGAAGAGGAGATAGCAAAATGA
- a CDS encoding M23 family metallopeptidase, translating to MRRKKSNLGVTLLLLIVLAVVGGVVYLANSPMFERNKPVIEAPSAMFWNLRNPIVVTLKDDTGIKSYKVVLNDGKSSFEVANVILESPQKEVKVEIRLPRAGWNRRTANATMQIEARDASDWNMFKGNRATKVTQISIDAIRPRVNVLANSYKITQGGSALVVFGASDANLKEVGIHTSFGKVFKAEPFYKEGYYAALIAWPVTVKKFRAWVEAKDLADNVTKAHVPLYVERYRYRRSNITLKDRFLEGKVADLASQFDETANVADPVERFKIINEDIRKKNEDLIHKHSTNVSDRLIRRWGVKPFYPLKNAKKVASFGDHRFYYYKGKLVSESYHLGLDLASVKMADVRASNPGRVVFAGYNGIYGNMPLIDHGLGLYTLYGHCSTLYVTEGDDVRRNETIAKTGKTGMALGDHLHFGVLVQGIEVRPVEWMDAHWIRDNISNVFNVARKMIDRRDR from the coding sequence ATGAGAAGAAAGAAGAGCAATCTGGGGGTCACCCTTTTGCTGCTGATTGTCCTGGCGGTTGTCGGCGGGGTGGTCTACCTGGCAAACTCGCCGATGTTCGAACGCAACAAACCGGTCATCGAGGCCCCGTCGGCGATGTTCTGGAACCTGCGCAACCCGATCGTCGTGACGCTGAAGGACGACACCGGCATTAAAAGCTACAAAGTGGTGCTCAACGACGGCAAAAGCAGCTTCGAAGTGGCCAATGTCATCCTGGAGAGTCCGCAAAAGGAGGTGAAGGTCGAGATCAGGCTGCCCAGAGCGGGCTGGAACCGGCGCACCGCCAACGCTACGATGCAGATCGAGGCGCGTGACGCGAGTGACTGGAACATGTTCAAGGGCAACAGGGCGACGAAGGTGACGCAGATCAGTATCGACGCCATCCGCCCCCGGGTCAACGTTCTGGCCAACTCCTACAAGATCACCCAGGGAGGGAGCGCCCTGGTGGTTTTCGGCGCCAGCGACGCGAACCTGAAGGAGGTGGGCATCCATACCAGCTTCGGGAAAGTCTTCAAAGCCGAACCGTTCTACAAAGAGGGGTACTATGCCGCTCTCATCGCCTGGCCCGTGACGGTGAAGAAGTTCAGGGCGTGGGTCGAGGCGAAAGACCTGGCGGACAATGTCACCAAGGCCCATGTCCCCCTCTATGTGGAGCGTTACCGCTACCGCCGCTCCAACATCACCCTCAAAGACCGTTTTCTGGAGGGCAAAGTGGCCGATCTGGCGAGCCAGTTCGACGAAACCGCCAATGTGGCCGACCCGGTAGAACGCTTCAAGATCATCAACGAGGATATCCGCAAAAAGAACGAGGACCTGATCCACAAGCACAGTACCAACGTCTCCGACCGGCTGATCCGCCGCTGGGGCGTCAAACCCTTCTACCCCCTGAAAAACGCCAAGAAGGTGGCGAGTTTCGGAGATCACCGTTTCTACTACTACAAAGGGAAACTGGTCAGCGAATCCTACCACCTGGGGCTCGACCTCGCCAGCGTGAAGATGGCCGACGTGCGCGCCTCCAACCCCGGCCGGGTGGTTTTCGCGGGTTACAACGGCATCTACGGCAATATGCCGCTCATCGACCACGGCCTGGGGCTCTATACGCTCTACGGCCACTGCTCTACGCTCTATGTGACCGAAGGGGATGATGTACGCCGTAACGAGACGATCGCCAAAACAGGCAAAACCGGTATGGCCCTGGGCGATCACCTCCATTTCGGGGTCCTGGTCCAGGGCATCGAAGTGAGGCCCGTGGAGTGGATGGACGCCCACTGGATCAGAGACAACATCAGCAACGTCTTCAATGTGGCGAGGAAGATGATCGACCGGCGCGACCGCTGA
- a CDS encoding dihydroneopterin aldolase, which yields MTIRIEGLRFEAIIGILPHERRTPQRIHIDARFTYTYTGGRFLDYAAVAETIVSTVTKGRFGLVEEAIEALFETLKEKFPPIETANILFCKPDILPDCRVCVEDFRNFL from the coding sequence ATGACCATCCGGATCGAGGGGTTGCGCTTTGAAGCTATCATCGGCATTCTGCCCCACGAACGCCGCACCCCCCAGCGGATTCACATCGACGCCCGCTTCACCTATACCTATACCGGGGGAAGGTTTCTCGATTATGCCGCCGTGGCGGAGACGATCGTCTCGACCGTCACAAAGGGGCGGTTCGGGCTGGTCGAAGAGGCAATCGAAGCGCTTTTTGAGACCCTGAAAGAGAAATTTCCCCCGATTGAAACGGCAAACATCCTCTTTTGCAAACCCGACATACTCCCTGACTGCCGAGTCTGCGTCGAGGATTTCCGTAATTTCCTTTAA